The genomic stretch GCCGTCCATTGCCGCCGTTTCCCGGCTGACTCTCGCGAGTCGTTCGGAGGAGACGGATGTCGGGTGGGAAATTTACGCCGAGGGGGGGAGCGTCAAACGGGCCGGAGAGGTGGGAATCCCCTGCGGGACAACCGTCGAGGTACGCGATCTCTTTTTCAATACCCCCGCCCGGCGGAAATTTTTGCGCCAGGAAGAGACGGAACTGGGCCATATCGGCGACGTAGTGACGAAACTGGCCCTGGTCCAGCCTGCTGTCCGTTTTTCCCTGGTGCACCGGGGGCGGATGCTCATCGATCTCTATCGGCACGGCTCGCTCGAAGAGCGGGTGGCGGAGCTGCTCGGTCGGCCTTTGCTCAAGGAGATGGTCCCGCTTTCATTCCCGGGGCCGTTTGGCCTGAAACTCGAAGGGCTGATTTCACAGCCGTCACTCAACCGCGCAACCACCGGCATGATGTATACCTTCATCAACGGTCGGTATATTCGCGACCGGGTGGTGCAGCATGCTCTGCTGGAGGGCTACCGGCACCTGTTGGTCAAAGGTCGTTATCCGGCTCTTGTCATCTTCCTGGAGATCGACCCCGCCCTGGTTGATGTCAACGTGCATCCCACCAAGCACGAAGTTCGTTTTCATGACCAGAGAACGGTTCATGATTTCATTGTTGCCGCTCTGCAACAGACGCTGCGTCCGTCCGGCTGGCTGGCCGCCACGAATGCGGAACCGGCAAAGCCGGGTGGCCTGGCTTCATCTCCGCCTGATCTGGTCAGTGGCGAATCTGCTGCTGACGTCGTCGAAAACCCCGCGGAAGTCCGCCGCCAGGAGGTGCGGGAAGCCCTTCTCGGCTATGCCCGAAACCAGCCGGGACCCTTCGTACATGTTGCGGACGGCGCAGCGCGTGCAGCGAATTCGCCCTTCGTGCTGCCGGAACCGCCAGCAGCCGACCCCCCCCTGGGGTTCTTCTCCTCGCTGCTGGTCATCGGCCAATACCGGAGAAGCTTTATCGTCTGCCAGGATGGGGATGATCTGGTTCTGATCGATCAGCATGCCGCGCACGAGCGG from Desulfuromonadales bacterium encodes the following:
- the mutL gene encoding DNA mismatch repair endonuclease MutL, translated to MKQKIQILPENLCNKIAAGEVVERPASVVKELLENSLDAGASEIRVEVESGGRKLIRVIDNGRGMDRDDVFLCLERHATSKIRSDEDLFRLHSFGFRGEALPSIAAVSRLTLASRSEETDVGWEIYAEGGSVKRAGEVGIPCGTTVEVRDLFFNTPARRKFLRQEETELGHIGDVVTKLALVQPAVRFSLVHRGRMLIDLYRHGSLEERVAELLGRPLLKEMVPLSFPGPFGLKLEGLISQPSLNRATTGMMYTFINGRYIRDRVVQHALLEGYRHLLVKGRYPALVIFLEIDPALVDVNVHPTKHEVRFHDQRTVHDFIVAALQQTLRPSGWLAATNAEPAKPGGLASSPPDLVSGESAADVVENPAEVRRQEVREALLGYARNQPGPFVHVADGAARAANSPFVLPEPPAADPPLGFFSSLLVIGQYRRSFIVCQDGDDLVLIDQHAAHER